Within Sphingobium sp. KCTC 72723, the genomic segment AGATGCCCGATCCGGTGCCCGGCAAGGGCCAGGCGCTTGTGCGCACCCATAGCTGCGGGATGTGCGCTTCAGAGGCGCATTTCCTCCATTCTGGCGAGACTATCATCGGTTTGTCGAAAGTGCATGGCGGACCCTATGCAGGTCTCGACTTCAACCGTCCGTTCGTCCCCGGACATGAATATGTCGGTGGGGTCATCGACTATGGTCCAGGCAGCAAGCGCACGGTGAAAGTCGGCAGGAAGGTCACCTCCATTCCGATCATGCGGCAGTCTGGTGCCCATGCCATCGTCGGCTTCAGCCACGACTGCCCAGGCGGCTTTGGCGAGTACATGTTGCTGGACGAAGACATGATGCTCGAAGTCCCCGGCGACTTGGACGACGATCTCGCGGCGATGACCGAACCGCTTGCGGTGGGTCTGGAACATGCGCGGCGGGGGCGGCCCGACAAGGACGATGTCGTTCTGGTGCTGGGCTGCGGTGCGATCGGCCTTGGCGTCATTGCGGGTTTGAAGCTGATGGGTATCGCACCGATCGTCGCCGCCGATTTCCATCAAGAGCGGCGCTCCCTGGCCATTGCAATG encodes:
- a CDS encoding zinc-binding dehydrogenase codes for the protein MKAAYIQNGSVHVGEMPDPVPGKGQALVRTHSCGMCASEAHFLHSGETIIGLSKVHGGPYAGLDFNRPFVPGHEYVGGVIDYGPGSKRTVKVGRKVTSIPIMRQSGAHAIVGFSHDCPGGFGEYMLLDEDMMLEVPGDLDDDLAAMTEPLAVGLEHARRGRPDKDDVVLVLGCGAIGLGVIAGLKLMGIAPIVAADFHQERRSLAIAMGADIVIDPRELSPYGRLPDLGDRRANLIYECVGQPGLLQQVITGVGFGARIVMGGYCMEPEQLLVFAAQNKRLNIQFAGGEEPEDMELALRAIADGRIDVRPWLGTRIGLNDVRAAMADMSNPLSPIRTVVDPRGL